One Chromatiales bacterium genomic window carries:
- a CDS encoding flagellar brake protein, giving the protein MDQKDPSGVWLTLQQNTDVVEERLRIVNLVKQLIEHRALVTIGLPGHDATYNSAVLAIDTDRDLITLDELTPREGHELLRQTGHCSVFGRVKGVGIYFEVDIREFGEERGIAWYRAPMPSLIFHGQKRNHYRIHVGLGTQAPLKVGDQDNPALAAGQMRDLSIGGVGASFPLNAPIEQGMQLPHCTVDLPGVGVIDCQLEVRFIKRDEERRELVAGLQFIELHPQHERAVQRCVYMLERDEMRRRTAR; this is encoded by the coding sequence ATGGATCAGAAAGACCCGTCCGGCGTCTGGCTGACCTTGCAGCAGAACACCGACGTCGTCGAAGAACGACTGCGCATCGTCAATCTCGTCAAGCAACTCATCGAACACCGCGCCCTGGTCACCATCGGCCTGCCCGGCCACGACGCCACCTACAACAGCGCCGTGCTCGCCATCGACACCGACCGCGACCTCATCACCCTGGACGAACTCACCCCGCGTGAAGGGCACGAGCTGCTGCGCCAGACCGGCCATTGCAGCGTGTTCGGGCGGGTAAAAGGCGTGGGCATCTACTTCGAGGTCGACATCCGCGAGTTCGGCGAGGAACGCGGCATCGCCTGGTATCGCGCTCCAATGCCCTCGCTGATCTTTCACGGCCAGAAGCGCAACCACTACCGGATTCACGTCGGGCTCGGCACGCAGGCGCCGCTCAAGGTCGGCGACCAGGACAACCCCGCCCTGGCTGCCGGCCAGATGCGCGATCTTTCCATTGGCGGCGTGGGCGCATCCTTCCCCCTGAACGCCCCCATCGAGCAGGGCATGCAGTTGCCGCATTGCACGGTGGACCTGCCGGGCGTGGGCGTGATCGATTGCCAGCTGGAGGTGCGCTTCATCAAGCGCGACGAGGAACGGCGCGAACTCGTGGCCGGCCTGCAGTTCATCGAACTGCACCCACAGCATGAGCGCGCCGTGCAACGCTGCGTGTACATGCTCGAGCGTGACGAGATGCGTCGGCGCACTGCCCGCTGA
- a CDS encoding flagellar protein FlgN codes for MASHSSPRDTLTALLSAQTALAERLHALLTREYDLLTHVTTEAPDDLGRLLADKQVLLAELAEADRQLRETLAAQHLTADSAGLDALLARLDGSGGLARSWQRLAALLHECETQNLTNGGLVELSQRQVQFALDVLRGETTGTSTYGADGHTRSIGRSRSIAEA; via the coding sequence ATGGCCTCCCACTCCTCACCACGCGACACCCTCACCGCCCTGCTCTCGGCGCAGACCGCCCTGGCCGAACGCCTGCATGCCCTGCTGACACGGGAATACGACCTCCTCACCCATGTGACCACCGAGGCCCCTGACGACCTCGGCCGGCTGCTCGCCGACAAGCAGGTGCTGCTGGCCGAACTCGCCGAGGCCGACCGGCAGCTGCGCGAGACGCTGGCGGCGCAGCACCTGACGGCCGACAGCGCGGGCCTCGATGCCCTGCTGGCCCGGCTGGACGGCAGCGGCGGGCTGGCACGCAGCTGGCAACGGCTTGCCGCGCTGCTGCATGAATGCGAGACTCAGAACCTGACCAACGGTGGACTGGTCGAGCTGAGTCAGCGCCAGGTGCAGTTCGCACTCGACGTGCTGCGCGGGGAGACCACCGGCACGTCGACCTATGGCGCCGACGGCCACACGCGAAGCATCGGCCGCAGCCGCAGCATCGCCGAGGCCTGA
- the flgM gene encoding flagellar biosynthesis anti-sigma factor FlgM yields MSIKINDLNNSQPPRIGDGNRTQGPAGQAPGKAEGETRQPAAGDRVTLTQTAQQLRELEAEVRKQPVVDNNRVEALRAAIANGEYQIDATRIADQLMRIEDEL; encoded by the coding sequence ATGTCCATTAAAATCAATGACTTGAACAATAGCCAGCCGCCGAGAATCGGCGACGGCAACCGCACCCAGGGACCGGCAGGCCAGGCGCCCGGCAAGGCCGAGGGCGAGACCCGCCAGCCCGCCGCCGGTGACCGCGTCACCCTGACCCAGACCGCCCAGCAGCTGCGCGAGCTCGAGGCCGAGGTCCGCAAGCAGCCGGTGGTCGACAACAACCGCGTGGAGGCCCTGCGCGCCGCCATCGCCAACGGCGAGTACCAGATCGACGCCACCCGCATCGCCGACCAGCTGATGCGTATCGAGGACGAGCTCTAA
- the flgA gene encoding flagellar basal body P-ring formation protein FlgA produces MMQKTSRKSASLHACAENHRRRQTGVKISATVAARDDRVRRKASSSRRLAGALALLALLMPAAPLPASALQDHASIREAARDHAAAYLEQQGYRYEIESIPLDPRLRLAACDVPLEAYLPAGGRIGGTSTIGVRCTGSTPWNLFAQVTARIYADVAVAARPLARGESLGQADVRLEERDITRLPGGFLTSLDEVLGMDVRRPLATGHVIDRGSVQAPNLIRRGQVVTLVAGGGGVEIRASGKALSDGAAGERIRVRNLRSERVVEGVVSADGTVRMNP; encoded by the coding sequence ATGATGCAGAAAACCTCCAGAAAATCCGCGAGCTTGCACGCCTGTGCGGAAAATCATCGCCGGCGGCAGACAGGCGTCAAGATTTCCGCGACGGTCGCCGCGCGCGATGACCGGGTACGGAGGAAAGCGTCAAGTTCCCGTCGCCTGGCCGGTGCCCTGGCCCTGCTCGCCCTGCTGATGCCGGCCGCACCACTGCCGGCCTCGGCCCTGCAGGACCACGCCAGCATTCGCGAGGCGGCCCGCGACCACGCGGCGGCCTATCTGGAACAACAGGGCTACCGCTACGAGATCGAATCCATCCCGCTGGACCCGCGCCTGCGCCTGGCGGCCTGCGATGTGCCGCTGGAGGCCTATCTGCCGGCCGGCGGGCGCATCGGCGGCACCAGCACCATCGGCGTCCGCTGCACCGGCAGCACGCCCTGGAACCTCTTCGCCCAGGTCACGGCCCGCATCTACGCGGACGTGGCCGTGGCCGCCCGGCCATTGGCCCGCGGCGAATCACTCGGCCAGGCGGACGTGCGCCTGGAGGAACGCGACATCACGCGCCTGCCCGGCGGCTTTCTCACCTCGCTGGACGAGGTGCTGGGCATGGACGTACGCCGCCCCCTGGCCACCGGCCATGTGATCGATCGCGGTTCCGTACAGGCCCCCAACCTGATCCGCCGCGGCCAGGTGGTCACACTGGTGGCCGGCGGCGGGGGGGTGGAGATCCGTGCCAGCGGCAAGGCCCTGTCGGACGGCGCCGCCGGCGAGCGCATCCGGGTGCGTAACCTGCGTTCCGAGCGGGTGGTGGAAGGCGTGGTGAGTGCCGACGGCACGGTGCGGATGAACCCTTGA
- a CDS encoding chemotaxis protein CheV, translating into MAGVLDGVNQRTQLVGQNRMELLLFRLGGRQRFGINVFKVREVIPCPALTRHPNASAVVRGMANIRGQTLPVIDLAQALRMRPIENPREHFVILTEFNRSVQGFLVDGVDRIVNMNWEEIKPPPKGMEHKGYMTAVTRVDDELVEIVDVEKVVAEVIGMKMEVSDSVREQVRHGGRARRRVLVADDSTVAINQVRRALEQVEIECVLVRNGREALEQLRRWAEAGDVRDEIDMLVSDIEMPEMDGYTLTTEIRRDPKLKDLPVMLHSSLSGVFNTSMVEKVGANYWLSKFKADEMAQTVLDHVQAEEAAE; encoded by the coding sequence ATGGCAGGCGTACTCGATGGCGTGAACCAGCGTACCCAGCTGGTGGGCCAGAACCGGATGGAGCTGTTGCTCTTCAGGCTGGGCGGCCGGCAGCGCTTCGGCATCAACGTATTCAAGGTGCGCGAGGTCATTCCCTGTCCTGCATTGACCCGGCATCCGAATGCCAGCGCGGTGGTGCGCGGCATGGCCAACATCCGCGGGCAGACGCTGCCGGTGATCGATCTTGCCCAGGCCCTGCGCATGCGGCCGATCGAGAATCCCCGCGAGCACTTCGTCATTCTCACCGAGTTCAACCGCAGCGTGCAGGGCTTCCTCGTGGATGGTGTGGACCGCATCGTCAACATGAACTGGGAAGAGATCAAGCCGCCGCCCAAGGGCATGGAGCACAAGGGCTACATGACGGCCGTCACCCGCGTGGACGATGAGCTGGTGGAGATCGTCGACGTGGAGAAGGTGGTGGCCGAGGTCATCGGCATGAAGATGGAGGTCTCCGACTCCGTGCGCGAGCAGGTGCGCCACGGCGGGCGCGCCAGGCGCCGCGTGCTGGTGGCGGATGATTCCACGGTGGCGATCAACCAGGTTCGGCGCGCGCTCGAACAGGTGGAGATCGAATGCGTGCTGGTGCGCAACGGGCGCGAGGCCCTGGAGCAGCTGCGACGCTGGGCAGAGGCCGGGGACGTGCGCGACGAGATCGACATGCTGGTGTCCGATATCGAGATGCCGGAGATGGACGGCTACACGCTGACCACGGAGATCCGGCGCGACCCGAAGCTCAAGGACCTGCCGGTGATGTTGCATTCCTCGCTCAGCGGCGTGTTCAATACCTCCATGGTGGAAAAGGTGGGGGCCAACTACTGGCTGTCCAAGTTCAAGGCCGACGAGATGGCGCAGACCGTCCTGGACCACGTCCAGGCGGAAGAGGCGGCCGAGTGA
- a CDS encoding protein-glutamate O-methyltransferase CheR — protein sequence MPGVAVVADRTLSPEEYRIFQEFLQKTCGIVLGENKHYLVTSRLIGLLEEFGVSSVSELLAQLRTGRASALQDRVIEAMTTNETFWFRDGFPFEIYRNQLLPELAAKNGSSVKIWCAACSTGQEPYSLSIATQEYLQAQPGRLKAPVQIVGTDISPAVLREAATARYDVLSIARGLSPERKQRYFTATPEGRFEVRPEIRQRVSFRALNLLQSYSAMGKFDIIFCRNVLIYFSVDLKRDIVERLGQCLNPGGILFLGASESMAGLSSSFEMVRCNPGVMYRKK from the coding sequence ATGCCAGGAGTTGCCGTGGTAGCCGACAGAACGCTGTCGCCAGAAGAGTACAGGATCTTCCAGGAATTCCTGCAGAAGACCTGCGGCATCGTGCTTGGTGAAAACAAGCACTACCTCGTCACCAGTCGGCTGATCGGCCTGCTGGAGGAGTTCGGCGTGAGTTCGGTGAGCGAGCTGCTGGCGCAGCTGCGTACCGGCCGTGCCTCCGCCCTGCAGGACCGGGTGATCGAGGCCATGACCACCAACGAGACTTTCTGGTTTCGTGACGGCTTCCCCTTCGAGATCTACCGGAACCAGCTCCTGCCCGAGCTGGCGGCGAAGAACGGTTCCAGCGTGAAGATCTGGTGCGCGGCCTGTTCCACCGGTCAGGAGCCGTATTCTCTGAGCATCGCCACCCAGGAATACCTGCAGGCCCAGCCCGGTCGTCTCAAGGCCCCGGTGCAGATCGTCGGCACCGACATCTCGCCAGCGGTGCTGCGCGAGGCGGCCACCGCTCGTTACGATGTCCTCTCCATCGCGCGCGGGCTGTCGCCGGAGCGCAAGCAGCGTTACTTCACCGCCACCCCCGAAGGCCGGTTCGAGGTGCGTCCCGAGATCCGCCAGCGGGTGAGCTTCCGCGCACTCAACCTGCTGCAGAGCTATTCCGCCATGGGGAAGTTCGACATCATCTTCTGCCGCAACGTGCTCATCTACTTCTCAGTCGACCTCAAGCGCGACATCGTCGAACGCCTGGGGCAATGTCTCAATCCCGGCGGCATCCTCTTCCTCGGCGCCTCCGAGTCCATGGCCGGCCTGTCCTCCTCCTTCGAGATGGTGCGCTGCAATCCAGGCGTGATGTACCGGAAAAAATAG
- the flgB gene encoding flagellar basal body rod protein FlgB, whose amino-acid sequence MRLSIDNHFGIHDDALKLRSQRMELMASNLANADTPGYKARDIDFRAALSEAQASQGVNLRTTHALHMPVADGVLGAEVKYRVPTQPSLDGNTVDPQLENAAFAENAARYEATMSFLNSKINGLRSVLRGE is encoded by the coding sequence ATGCGACTGAGCATCGACAACCATTTCGGTATCCACGACGACGCACTCAAGCTGCGTTCGCAGCGCATGGAACTGATGGCATCGAACCTCGCCAACGCCGACACCCCCGGTTACAAGGCCCGCGACATCGATTTTCGCGCTGCACTGAGCGAGGCACAGGCGTCGCAGGGTGTGAACCTGCGTACCACGCATGCCTTGCACATGCCGGTGGCCGATGGCGTGCTCGGGGCCGAGGTCAAGTACCGCGTGCCCACGCAGCCCTCCCTGGACGGCAACACCGTCGACCCGCAGCTCGAGAATGCCGCCTTTGCCGAGAACGCCGCGCGTTACGAGGCGACCATGAGCTTCCTCAACAGCAAGATCAACGGCCTGCGCAGCGTACTGCGGGGAGAGTAA
- the flgC gene encoding flagellar basal body rod protein FlgC gives MASFSIFDISGSAMSAQSVRLNTVASNMANVDVVSPTPEGAYRAKQPVFQAVLDSMGQNTGKVPVRVTGIRESQAEPMQEYAPSHPQANAEGYIYRSNVNVVEQMADMMSASRNYQTNVDVLNTVKRLMLSTLRLGQQ, from the coding sequence ATGGCATCGTTTTCCATCTTCGATATCTCCGGCTCGGCCATGAGCGCCCAGTCGGTGCGCCTCAACACGGTGGCCAGCAACATGGCCAACGTCGATGTGGTCAGCCCCACGCCCGAGGGCGCCTACAGGGCCAAGCAGCCGGTATTCCAGGCCGTGCTCGACAGCATGGGTCAGAACACGGGCAAGGTACCGGTACGCGTCACCGGGATTCGCGAGAGTCAGGCCGAGCCCATGCAGGAATACGCGCCCAGTCATCCGCAGGCGAATGCCGAGGGCTACATCTATCGCTCCAACGTGAACGTGGTGGAGCAGATGGCCGACATGATGTCCGCCTCGCGCAATTACCAGACCAACGTGGACGTGCTCAATACCGTGAAGCGGTTGATGCTGAGCACCCTGCGTCTCGGCCAGCAGTAA
- a CDS encoding flagellar hook assembly protein FlgD, with the protein MTSIDNSQLYTELGYANRLDGGKKDRLGQEDFLNLMTVQLANQDPFKPMESGDFLGQLAQFGTVSGIEDLQKSFSSLSGSLASNQALQAASLLDREVLVPVQSAPTNADGTISGAVDVPYPATDVVVGIYDQAGQEVRRMTLGPQGAGFAEFTWDGRNNRGEVMPAGEYTLRAEVNSAGKTEASDVMVAARVESVLMDSRAGGLSLDVTGLGNVAFADVRKIG; encoded by the coding sequence ATGACCAGCATCGACAACAGCCAGCTCTACACCGAACTCGGTTATGCCAACCGCTTGGACGGCGGCAAGAAGGATCGCCTGGGACAGGAGGATTTTCTCAACCTCATGACCGTGCAGCTCGCCAACCAGGACCCCTTCAAGCCGATGGAAAGCGGTGACTTCCTCGGCCAGCTCGCCCAGTTCGGCACCGTGTCCGGGATCGAGGACCTGCAGAAGTCCTTCAGCTCGCTGTCGGGTTCGCTGGCCTCCAACCAGGCGCTGCAGGCGGCCTCGCTGCTGGATCGCGAGGTGCTGGTGCCGGTGCAGTCGGCGCCGACGAATGCCGATGGCACGATCAGCGGTGCGGTGGACGTGCCCTATCCGGCCACCGACGTGGTGGTCGGCATCTACGACCAGGCGGGCCAGGAAGTTCGCCGCATGACGCTGGGTCCGCAGGGTGCCGGCTTTGCCGAATTCACCTGGGATGGTCGCAACAACCGGGGCGAGGTGATGCCTGCCGGTGAATACACGCTGCGCGCCGAGGTGAACTCGGCCGGCAAGACCGAGGCCTCTGATGTGATGGTGGCCGCGCGGGTGGAGAGTGTGTTGATGGATAGCCGGGCCGGCGGACTGTCGCTGGACGTCACCGGACTGGGTAATGTCGCTTTCGCCGATGTGCGAAAGATCGGTTAA
- the flgE gene encoding flagellar hook protein FlgE, protein MPFQIALSGLSAASSDLKVTGNNIANASTVGFKESRAEFADVFAVSFGGISNTAIGGGTRLAAVTQQFTQGNVDPTGNGLDIAVNGQGFFVYNNNGVNNYSRNGALQVDRSGYLVDAQNRRLQVYEALDPSGSVFNTGTLSDLQLSTNAGQPAASTAINATLNLQADDAATGAAGADIDPADPNTFNYSTSVTVYDSLGISHTVNMYFQKTAANTWDVRAQLNSPGGVTTDLPIGGNQESAVTFNADGSINTGGLIDFDAVNLAGITGADPLDLELDLGNSTQYGAGYNVSALVQDGYTTGRLSSIDIDEEGVVFARFTNGQAEALGKVALANFSNPQGLQQLGDNSWGETFAAGAPQLGEAGSASFGLIQSGGLETSNVDIAQQLVKLITAQRNYQANAQVISTADTVTQTIINIR, encoded by the coding sequence ATGCCGTTTCAAATCGCACTGAGTGGCCTGAGCGCCGCATCCTCTGACCTCAAGGTCACGGGCAACAACATCGCCAACGCCAGCACCGTCGGCTTCAAGGAGTCGCGTGCCGAGTTCGCCGATGTCTTCGCCGTCTCCTTCGGCGGTATCAGCAACACGGCCATCGGCGGTGGCACGCGCCTGGCGGCCGTCACCCAGCAGTTCACGCAGGGTAACGTCGACCCCACCGGCAACGGCCTGGACATCGCTGTCAACGGCCAGGGCTTCTTCGTCTACAACAACAACGGCGTGAACAACTACAGCCGCAACGGCGCCCTGCAGGTGGACCGTTCCGGCTACCTGGTGGATGCGCAGAACCGTCGCCTGCAGGTGTACGAGGCGCTGGACCCGTCGGGCAGCGTGTTCAATACCGGTACGCTGAGCGATCTGCAGCTTTCCACCAATGCCGGCCAGCCGGCGGCGAGCACGGCCATTAATGCCACGCTGAACCTGCAGGCGGACGATGCCGCCACGGGTGCGGCCGGGGCCGATATCGATCCCGCCGACCCGAACACCTTCAACTACTCCACCTCGGTGACGGTGTACGACTCGCTGGGCATCTCGCATACCGTCAACATGTACTTCCAGAAGACGGCCGCCAACACCTGGGACGTGCGTGCCCAGCTCAACTCGCCGGGTGGTGTGACGACCGATCTGCCGATCGGTGGTAACCAGGAAAGTGCGGTGACCTTCAATGCCGATGGCAGCATCAATACCGGCGGCCTGATCGATTTCGATGCAGTTAACCTGGCCGGTATCACCGGCGCCGATCCGCTGGATCTCGAACTGGATCTCGGCAACAGCACCCAGTATGGCGCGGGCTACAACGTCAGCGCGCTGGTGCAGGACGGCTACACCACCGGCCGCCTGAGCAGCATCGATATCGATGAAGAGGGCGTGGTCTTCGCGCGCTTCACCAATGGCCAGGCCGAGGCCCTGGGCAAGGTGGCGCTGGCCAACTTCTCCAACCCGCAGGGACTGCAGCAGCTGGGTGACAATTCCTGGGGCGAGACCTTCGCCGCCGGTGCACCGCAGCTCGGCGAGGCCGGCTCGGCCAGTTTCGGTCTGATCCAGTCGGGTGGCCTGGAGACCTCCAACGTCGACATCGCCCAGCAGCTGGTCAAGCTCATCACCGCGCAGCGCAACTACCAGGCGAACGCGCAGGTGATCAGCACGGCCGATACGGTCACGCAGACCATCATCAACATCCGCTAG
- the flgF gene encoding flagellar basal-body rod protein FlgF — protein MDRMLYVAMSGARETMLAQGVNAHNLANISTTGFRKDLESFMSLQVRGPVFESRAYALEQGQGVDFTPGPIQQTGRDLDVAIQGDGFIAVQAPDGTEAYTRAGDLRVSSAGILTNGAGHPVLGEGGPIAIPEYETLTIGADGTISVRGLGQPSNALAVVDRIKLVNPPLEELQKGEDGLLRMADGQPFPPDAQVQLVGGAIEGSNVNGVDAMVDMIQLARQYELQVKMMKTAEQIDESASQLIRFG, from the coding sequence ATGGATCGCATGCTCTATGTCGCGATGTCCGGCGCTCGGGAGACGATGCTGGCGCAGGGCGTCAACGCGCATAACCTCGCCAACATCAGCACCACGGGTTTTCGCAAGGACCTGGAGAGCTTCATGTCCCTGCAGGTGCGCGGTCCGGTGTTCGAGAGTCGCGCCTACGCGCTGGAGCAGGGGCAGGGCGTGGACTTCACGCCCGGACCGATCCAGCAGACGGGGCGCGATCTCGATGTGGCCATTCAGGGTGACGGCTTCATCGCCGTGCAGGCCCCGGATGGCACCGAGGCCTACACCCGTGCCGGCGACCTGCGCGTGAGCAGCGCCGGCATCCTCACCAACGGAGCCGGCCATCCGGTGCTGGGCGAGGGCGGTCCGATCGCCATTCCCGAGTACGAGACGCTTACCATCGGCGCCGATGGCACGATCAGCGTACGCGGTCTCGGTCAGCCCAGCAATGCGCTGGCGGTGGTGGATCGCATCAAGCTGGTGAATCCGCCGCTGGAAGAACTGCAAAAGGGTGAAGACGGCCTGCTGCGCATGGCCGATGGTCAGCCCTTCCCGCCGGATGCCCAGGTGCAGCTGGTGGGTGGTGCGATCGAGGGCAGCAACGTGAACGGCGTGGACGCGATGGTGGACATGATCCAGCTCGCCCGCCAGTACGAGCTGCAGGTGAAGATGATGAAGACGGCCGAACAGATCGACGAGTCGGCCTCGCAACTGATCCGCTTCGGCTAG
- the flgG gene encoding flagellar basal-body rod protein FlgG, giving the protein MNPSMWVAKTGLDAQQTRMNTISNNLANVNTTGFKRDRAVFQDLIYQNIRQVGAQNTQDTQLPTGLALGTGVRTVATEKLHTQGNLTQTGNSLDLAISGRGFFQILMPDGNIAYTRDGSFQLNADGQMVTSNGYQLEPAINVPQGAQTITIGEDGIVTVQIAGDNAPAQIGQVQISDFINPSGLQPIGNNLFLETAASGAPQTGNPNINGLGAVNQGMLETSNVNVVEELVNMIETQRAYEMNSKAISTADQMLQFINQTI; this is encoded by the coding sequence ATGAATCCTTCGATGTGGGTAGCCAAGACCGGTCTTGATGCGCAGCAGACGCGCATGAACACCATCTCCAACAACCTGGCCAACGTGAATACCACCGGCTTCAAGCGCGACCGCGCGGTATTCCAGGACCTGATCTACCAGAACATCCGCCAGGTCGGCGCGCAGAACACGCAGGACACCCAGCTGCCCACCGGGCTTGCGCTGGGCACCGGCGTGCGCACCGTCGCCACCGAGAAGCTGCATACCCAGGGCAACCTCACCCAGACCGGCAACTCGCTGGACCTGGCCATCTCCGGGCGCGGTTTCTTCCAGATCCTGATGCCCGACGGCAACATCGCCTACACGCGCGATGGTTCCTTCCAGCTGAATGCCGATGGCCAGATGGTCACCTCCAACGGCTACCAGCTGGAGCCGGCCATCAACGTGCCGCAGGGTGCGCAGACCATCACCATCGGCGAGGACGGCATCGTCACCGTGCAGATCGCCGGCGACAACGCGCCGGCCCAGATCGGCCAGGTGCAGATCAGCGACTTCATCAACCCCTCCGGCCTGCAGCCCATCGGCAACAACCTGTTCCTGGAAACCGCTGCCAGTGGCGCCCCGCAGACCGGCAACCCCAACATAAACGGTCTGGGTGCGGTGAATCAGGGCATGCTGGAGACCTCGAACGTGAACGTGGTGGAAGAACTGGTGAACATGATCGAGACGCAGCGCGCCTACGAGATGAATTCCAAGGCCATCTCCACCGCCGACCAGATGCTGCAGTTCATCAACCAGACCATCTAG
- the flgH gene encoding flagellar basal body L-ring protein FlgH translates to MKPFALLLLPLALLASGCSTMNARMDEPKLSRPQVAEQPAPEANGSIYQARQSMFLYEDARARNVGDILTVVLVERTQASKSASTSTSKDSSVGMAAPSIFGEPITRNGRAILSADIEGSRSFDGEGGSSQRNQLDGAITVVVVDVLPNGNLVVEGEKWIGINQGEEQIKVTGVVRPQDIQNDNSVISTKLGNANIAYRGKGALADANAQGWLSRFFNSPIWPF, encoded by the coding sequence ATGAAACCCTTCGCCCTACTCCTGCTGCCCCTGGCCCTGCTGGCCAGCGGCTGCTCCACCATGAACGCGCGCATGGACGAGCCCAAGCTGTCGCGTCCGCAGGTGGCCGAACAGCCGGCGCCGGAGGCGAACGGTTCCATCTATCAGGCCCGGCAGTCCATGTTCCTCTACGAGGATGCGCGCGCCCGCAACGTGGGCGACATCCTCACCGTGGTGCTGGTGGAACGCACCCAGGCAAGCAAGTCGGCCAGCACCTCCACCTCCAAGGATTCCTCGGTGGGCATGGCCGCGCCGAGCATCTTCGGCGAGCCGATCACGCGCAATGGCCGGGCCATCCTCAGCGCCGACATCGAGGGCTCGCGCAGCTTCGACGGCGAGGGCGGCAGCAGCCAGCGCAACCAGCTCGACGGCGCCATCACCGTGGTCGTGGTGGACGTGCTGCCCAACGGCAACCTGGTCGTCGAAGGCGAGAAGTGGATCGGCATCAACCAGGGCGAGGAACAGATCAAGGTCACGGGCGTGGTGCGTCCGCAGGACATCCAGAACGACAACAGCGTGATCTCCACCAAGCTCGGCAATGCCAACATCGCCTATCGCGGCAAGGGCGCACTCGCCGATGCCAACGCGCAGGGCTGGCTGTCGCGCTTCTTCAACAGCCCCATCTGGCCCTTCTGA
- a CDS encoding flagellar basal body P-ring protein FlgI, translating into MNATLRIITLCLLLIGAGAAQAERIKDLASVAGVRSNQLVGYGLVVGLDGTGDQTTQAPFTTQSLQNMLQQLGITLPPGSNPQLKNVAAVMVTADLPPFVKPGQTIDITVSSIANAKSLRGGTLVLTPLKGADGQVYAVAQGNLVVSGFGAEGADGSSISVNIKSAGRIPNGATVERAVPSAFSQGDSLVLNLHQPDFTTAHRLVDAINETMGQGTAQALDGASVRVLAPQDSSQRVSYVSMLENLELQPGDAPARVIVNSRTGTVVIGSNVRVMPAAISHGSLTVTISESLGVSQPGPLAGGETAVVPQSQVEIAEEDNRMFLFQPGVTLDEIVRAVNQVGAAPGDLAAILEALKQAGALRAELVVI; encoded by the coding sequence ATGAACGCAACGCTACGCATCATCACGCTCTGCCTGCTGCTGATCGGCGCTGGCGCCGCCCAGGCCGAACGCATCAAGGACCTGGCCAGCGTGGCCGGGGTACGCAGCAACCAGCTGGTCGGTTACGGCCTGGTGGTCGGCCTCGACGGTACCGGCGACCAGACCACCCAGGCGCCGTTCACCACGCAGAGCCTGCAGAACATGCTGCAGCAGCTCGGTATTACGCTGCCGCCGGGCAGCAACCCGCAGCTCAAGAACGTCGCCGCGGTGATGGTCACGGCCGACCTGCCGCCCTTCGTCAAGCCGGGCCAGACCATCGACATCACCGTCTCCTCCATCGCCAATGCCAAGAGCCTGCGTGGCGGCACCCTGGTGCTCACACCGCTCAAGGGGGCCGACGGGCAGGTCTATGCCGTGGCCCAGGGCAACCTGGTGGTGAGCGGCTTCGGCGCGGAAGGCGCCGACGGTTCCAGCATCTCGGTCAACATCAAGAGCGCAGGCCGCATCCCCAATGGCGCCACGGTGGAGCGCGCCGTGCCCAGCGCCTTCAGCCAGGGCGACAGCCTGGTGCTCAACCTGCATCAGCCGGACTTCACCACCGCGCACCGCCTGGTGGATGCCATCAACGAGACCATGGGGCAGGGCACGGCCCAGGCCCTGGACGGCGCCTCGGTGCGGGTGCTCGCACCGCAGGACAGTTCGCAGCGCGTCTCCTATGTCTCCATGCTGGAGAACCTCGAACTGCAGCCGGGCGATGCGCCCGCGCGCGTCATCGTCAACTCGCGTACCGGCACCGTGGTCATCGGCAGCAACGTGCGCGTGATGCCGGCGGCCATCTCCCACGGCAGCCTCACCGTCACCATCTCCGAGAGCCTCGGTGTCAGTCAGCCCGGTCCGCTCGCCGGCGGCGAGACGGCGGTGGTGCCGCAGTCGCAGGTGGAGATCGCCGAGGAAGACAACCGCATGTTCCTGTTCCAGCCGGGTGTCACCCTGGATGAGATCGTGCGCGCCGTGAACCAGGTGGGGGCCGCACCGGGCGACCTCGCGGCCATCCTCGAGGCCCTCAAGCAGGCCGGTGCCCTGCGCGCGGAGCTGGTGGTGATCTAG